The Sorangiineae bacterium MSr11367 genome window below encodes:
- a CDS encoding CPBP family glutamic-type intramembrane protease, which produces MSRDGSPQAFVEKPGAWIDLALTLPLFLAYHAGVVFLKIQNATDVVTPTLVQLAEGNRGVYLLMTASIGVVFAGIFAWLGRGQAFRTSKFAQVIVEGALYAIMMRVAGSYVVSNMFAPQASLFGPLFEDKRFVGMITSMGAGFYEELAFRVVLFGLGAKVLVSLFAKQNVQVMNQRVVAGTSSFKAFIIMFVWMFAAAALFSGMHYIGALGDKFQMASFIYRMVIGVVLTIIYLTRGFSTAVWAHALYDIWVLVF; this is translated from the coding sequence ATGTCACGCGACGGCTCCCCCCAGGCATTTGTCGAGAAGCCGGGCGCGTGGATTGACCTCGCGCTCACCCTGCCGCTTTTCCTCGCGTACCACGCGGGCGTCGTCTTCCTGAAGATTCAGAACGCGACCGACGTGGTCACCCCCACCCTGGTGCAGCTCGCCGAGGGCAACCGGGGGGTGTACCTCCTCATGACGGCCTCCATCGGCGTGGTGTTCGCCGGCATTTTCGCGTGGCTCGGCCGCGGGCAGGCCTTTCGCACGAGCAAGTTCGCCCAGGTCATCGTCGAAGGTGCGCTCTACGCCATCATGATGCGCGTTGCGGGCTCGTACGTGGTGAGCAACATGTTTGCCCCGCAGGCGAGCCTTTTCGGGCCGCTTTTCGAGGACAAGCGCTTCGTCGGGATGATCACCTCGATGGGCGCGGGCTTTTACGAGGAGCTGGCCTTCCGCGTCGTGCTCTTCGGGCTCGGGGCGAAGGTGCTGGTGAGCCTCTTTGCCAAGCAGAACGTGCAGGTGATGAACCAGCGCGTGGTCGCGGGAACGTCCTCGTTCAAGGCGTTCATCATCATGTTCGTGTGGATGTTCGCGGCCGCAGCGCTCTTCAGCGGGATGCACTACATCGGCGCGCTGGGCGACAAGTTCCAGATGGCGTCGTTCATCTACCGCATGGTGATCGGCGTGGTGCTCACGATCATCTACCTCACACGCGGCTTCTCCACCGCGGTGTGGGCCCACGCGCTCTACGACATCTGGGTGCTCGTGTTCTGA
- a CDS encoding TlyA family RNA methyltransferase produces the protein MDPKREARDNASMPAKSRVRIDQLLVTQGLAPSRARAQAMVLAGVVYVGDERVDKAGTTVAADAAVTVRGADHPYVSRGGVKLEGALDAFGVNPTDWRCLDLGASTGGFTDCLLQRGAKTVIAVDVGYGQLAHKLRVDPRVVVMERTNARTLTAETVGGEVDLTVVDASFIGIDRLTEAIARVTRPGGELVALVKPQFEVGREEATRSKGVVRDEAVREQAIAGAAAAIEAAGFTILAQCDSVLPGPKGNREAFVHARRSP, from the coding sequence ATGGACCCGAAACGCGAGGCCCGCGACAATGCGTCCATGCCTGCCAAGTCCCGCGTCCGCATCGATCAACTGCTCGTGACCCAGGGCCTTGCGCCCTCCCGGGCCCGCGCGCAGGCCATGGTGCTCGCCGGCGTGGTCTACGTGGGCGACGAGCGGGTCGACAAGGCCGGAACCACGGTGGCCGCGGATGCGGCCGTGACCGTGCGCGGGGCCGATCATCCTTATGTGTCGCGCGGCGGGGTGAAGCTCGAGGGCGCGCTGGACGCGTTTGGCGTCAATCCGACGGATTGGCGCTGCCTGGATCTCGGGGCCTCCACCGGGGGCTTCACCGATTGCCTGCTGCAGCGCGGCGCCAAAACGGTCATCGCGGTGGACGTCGGCTACGGGCAGCTCGCGCACAAGCTTCGCGTCGATCCGCGGGTGGTCGTCATGGAGCGAACCAATGCGCGCACGCTGACGGCCGAGACCGTGGGAGGCGAAGTCGACCTCACCGTGGTGGACGCGTCGTTCATCGGCATCGACCGGCTGACCGAGGCCATCGCCCGGGTGACCCGGCCCGGAGGCGAGCTCGTGGCCCTGGTCAAACCGCAGTTCGAGGTGGGTCGGGAGGAAGCGACACGAAGCAAGGGCGTGGTGCGGGACGAGGCGGTGCGCGAACAAGCCATCGCCGGAGCCGCCGCCGCCATCGAGGCGGCAGGATTCACGATTCTCGCGCAATGCGACTCGGTCCTGCCCGGCCCGAAAGGAAATCGCGAAGCTTTCGTACACGCCCGCCGAAGTCCGTGA
- a CDS encoding MFS transporter gives MQQSSSRTRRPSLGAIFLTVFLDLLGFGLVIPFLAEEARDNFQTTALVGTLLSAVYSLMQFLFVPVWGRLSDRIGRRPVLVWSVAANALTMLGLGLGIAYGSHVGWLFAARIFGGIATANLGTASAYIADVTKPEDRARGMGLIGMAFGLGFVLGPGFGGALAKITINGHTGAVACFAAAALGVVNFVWVALGLVESLPKENRAQKPVRSLSPLNLDAARRAFADNGILAGIVVNFMIVFSFTNMEQTFRYFNKDVFKMDQVESGLLLAAVGVTAAIVQGAFMRPLTKRYSEPTLIPVGVFVQAIAFFGLVFAPTVGRGMLYASSLALAVGNGITQPTVSSYVSRRASATEQGAIMGTNQSAASLARVLGPAFGGFVYGAFSPRSPYVAATIGMLLALTCTLALARNQNTSTQMS, from the coding sequence ATGCAGCAATCCTCGTCCCGCACCCGGCGGCCCTCCCTCGGGGCCATCTTTCTGACGGTTTTTCTCGATCTTCTCGGCTTCGGGCTGGTCATCCCGTTCTTGGCGGAAGAAGCGCGCGACAACTTTCAAACCACGGCCCTGGTCGGAACCCTCCTCAGCGCGGTGTATTCGCTGATGCAGTTCCTCTTCGTGCCGGTGTGGGGCCGGCTCTCGGACCGCATCGGCCGACGCCCCGTGCTGGTTTGGTCCGTGGCCGCCAATGCGCTCACCATGCTGGGGCTCGGGCTGGGGATCGCGTACGGGTCGCACGTGGGCTGGCTCTTTGCCGCGCGCATCTTCGGCGGCATCGCCACCGCCAACCTGGGCACGGCCAGCGCGTACATCGCGGACGTCACCAAGCCCGAGGACCGGGCGCGCGGCATGGGACTCATCGGCATGGCCTTCGGCCTCGGCTTCGTCCTCGGCCCCGGCTTCGGCGGCGCGCTGGCGAAGATCACCATCAATGGCCACACCGGCGCGGTCGCCTGCTTCGCCGCCGCGGCGCTGGGCGTGGTGAATTTCGTCTGGGTGGCCCTGGGACTCGTGGAGTCGCTCCCCAAGGAAAACCGCGCGCAGAAGCCGGTGCGTTCGCTCTCGCCGCTCAACCTCGATGCTGCCCGCCGCGCCTTTGCCGACAACGGCATCCTCGCGGGCATCGTGGTCAATTTCATGATCGTGTTCTCGTTCACGAACATGGAGCAGACGTTCCGCTACTTCAACAAGGACGTCTTCAAGATGGACCAGGTGGAGAGCGGCCTGCTCCTCGCGGCCGTGGGCGTCACCGCGGCCATCGTGCAGGGCGCGTTCATGCGGCCGCTCACCAAGCGCTACTCGGAGCCCACGCTCATTCCGGTGGGCGTCTTCGTGCAGGCCATCGCCTTCTTCGGGCTGGTGTTCGCGCCCACCGTGGGCCGCGGGATGCTCTACGCCTCGAGCCTCGCCCTCGCCGTGGGCAACGGCATCACGCAGCCGACGGTCTCGTCGTACGTGTCGCGGCGAGCCTCGGCCACCGAGCAGGGCGCCATCATGGGCACGAACCAATCGGCGGCGAGCCTGGCACGCGTGCTCGGGCCGGCGTTCGGCGGCTTCGTGTACGGCGCGTTCAGCCCGCGTTCGCCTTACGTGGCGGCGACCATCGGCATGCTGCTCGCGCTCACCTGTACCTTGGCGCTCGCGCGCAATCAGAACACGAGCACCCAGATGTCGTAG
- a CDS encoding UbiA prenyltransferase family protein has translation MLAGLIKTIRPHQWVKNLFVLAPMFFHKDVFLSTPAGPALNLLVTGRALAATGVFCLLAGAVYTINDLADVEADRIHPVKRYRPIASREVPEALAWLMAVLLVVLSLGIGFLLHWKFFICAVIYLCQNIAYTFKLKSIAVLDVGFISFGFVLRVLAGGFATDTQVSTYMIACTALLALFLGFGKRRHELSGENASKQRAALKAYSPMGLNVLLALTGGATVVTYIAYTIDPVTCAFFNTKSLWMTAPFTIFGIFRFLFLVSGRAGRGLKSESPTQEMLRDVPFVLNLFLWVAMVVAIVYRLRPSLG, from the coding sequence ATGTTGGCCGGCCTGATCAAGACCATCCGCCCTCACCAATGGGTGAAAAACCTGTTCGTGCTGGCGCCGATGTTCTTCCACAAAGACGTCTTTCTCTCTACCCCTGCGGGCCCCGCGCTGAACTTGTTGGTCACCGGGCGGGCCTTGGCCGCGACCGGGGTTTTCTGCCTTTTGGCCGGCGCGGTCTACACGATCAACGACCTGGCCGACGTGGAGGCCGACCGCATTCACCCGGTCAAGCGCTACCGCCCCATCGCCAGCCGCGAGGTGCCCGAGGCTCTTGCGTGGCTCATGGCCGTCTTGCTGGTGGTGCTCTCGCTGGGCATTGGCTTCTTGCTCCATTGGAAATTCTTCATCTGCGCCGTCATCTACCTCTGCCAAAACATCGCCTACACCTTCAAGCTGAAGTCCATCGCGGTGCTGGACGTGGGCTTCATCTCGTTCGGCTTCGTGCTGCGCGTGCTGGCCGGCGGTTTTGCCACGGATACGCAGGTCAGCACGTACATGATCGCATGCACCGCGCTTCTGGCCCTCTTTTTGGGCTTCGGGAAGCGGCGGCACGAGCTTTCCGGTGAAAATGCGAGCAAGCAGCGCGCAGCCCTCAAGGCCTATTCCCCGATGGGCCTCAACGTCCTTCTGGCCCTCACCGGCGGCGCCACCGTGGTCACGTACATCGCGTACACGATCGATCCGGTGACGTGCGCGTTCTTCAACACGAAGTCGCTCTGGATGACCGCGCCGTTCACCATTTTTGGCATCTTCCGGTTTTTATTCCTGGTTTCTGGCCGAGCGGGGCGCGGGCTCAAGAGCGAAAGTCCGACCCAAGAGATGTTGCGCGACGTCCCCTTCGTGCTGAATTTGTTCCTCTGGGTCGCCATGGTGGTTGCCATCGTTTATCGGCTTCGTCCTTCACTCGGCTGA
- a CDS encoding helical backbone metal receptor encodes MPRFVAGWLLLLVLALGCSRRPSGTSSASGGEAGVRIAKRVVSLSPSTTESLFAIGAKDVVVGRSRYCDFPAEALSLPQVGGFADPNFEAILALKPDLVVGGRGPAGPQLLDRLAAFGTEGYFPENESFAQIDALLLGLGARTGHAAEAGAVVTKLHAREAEVQAAVAGRPRWRVLLVFGLEPVVVAGPHSFANEMIERAGGTNAVREGSLYPTVGMEQIFALDPDVVVNAAIAEAHGAQRIHREAPGWRELRAVKSGRVVAIADESVLRPGPRIAEALAVFARGLHPEAAIP; translated from the coding sequence ATGCCTCGTTTCGTTGCCGGTTGGTTGCTGCTGCTGGTGTTGGCGCTGGGATGCTCGCGGCGCCCGTCGGGTACGTCCAGTGCGTCGGGCGGTGAGGCTGGCGTGCGCATCGCCAAACGGGTCGTATCACTGTCGCCGTCGACGACCGAGTCGCTCTTTGCGATCGGCGCCAAGGACGTCGTGGTGGGACGCTCGCGCTATTGCGATTTTCCGGCGGAGGCTCTGAGCTTGCCGCAGGTCGGAGGCTTCGCGGATCCAAACTTCGAGGCCATCTTGGCGCTGAAGCCCGATCTGGTCGTCGGTGGGCGGGGGCCGGCGGGGCCGCAGCTTCTGGATCGGCTGGCGGCGTTCGGCACCGAGGGCTATTTTCCGGAGAACGAGTCGTTCGCGCAGATTGACGCGTTGCTGCTCGGGCTGGGCGCGCGCACGGGGCATGCGGCGGAGGCGGGCGCGGTGGTGACGAAGTTGCACGCGCGCGAAGCTGAAGTGCAGGCCGCGGTGGCCGGGCGACCGCGGTGGCGCGTGCTCCTCGTCTTCGGGCTCGAGCCGGTGGTGGTGGCCGGGCCGCATAGCTTTGCCAACGAGATGATCGAGCGCGCGGGTGGCACCAACGCGGTGCGCGAGGGCAGCCTGTACCCCACCGTGGGGATGGAGCAGATCTTCGCGCTCGACCCCGACGTCGTGGTGAACGCCGCCATCGCCGAAGCGCACGGCGCGCAGCGGATCCACCGCGAGGCGCCGGGGTGGCGGGAACTCCGCGCGGTGAAGTCGGGGCGCGTGGTGGCCATCGCCGACGAAAGCGTGCTCCGGCCCGGGCCGCGCATCGCGGAGGCGCTCGCCGTCTTCGCCCGCGGGCTGCACCCTGAGGCGGCGATCCCTTAG
- a CDS encoding rhomboid family intramembrane serine protease gives MAGQGRWQDRFSFGGRLPWGVGLLLSLTVVCSLAVAFGSRHTGPLFELASLVPAAVWRGEVWRLLTWAFIEPNPLSLLFTCLGIYWFGSDLAGEWGSARFLTVLGGIAVSAAVFTCLLAQIDASVLPQHYLGSWACSCAMIVAWGLWFPDRVVRIYFILPIRGLWLAWLTVGLTVVYAIYAGWERYLPELLAEGSMLAWIYRRTLSARWAKARRPAARPKPVPAKKRSAKGVSYLRVVEPHDDDDPPPMSPELEKRVQDLLRGTKRDD, from the coding sequence ATGGCAGGGCAGGGGCGCTGGCAGGATCGGTTTTCGTTCGGCGGGCGGCTGCCCTGGGGCGTGGGGCTGCTTCTTTCGCTCACGGTGGTCTGTTCGCTTGCGGTCGCCTTCGGCAGCCGCCACACCGGGCCTCTGTTCGAGCTCGCCTCGCTCGTGCCGGCGGCCGTCTGGCGCGGGGAGGTCTGGCGCCTCCTCACGTGGGCGTTCATCGAGCCCAACCCGCTGTCGTTGCTCTTCACGTGCCTGGGCATCTACTGGTTCGGATCGGATCTCGCGGGGGAGTGGGGCTCGGCGCGGTTCCTCACCGTGCTTGGCGGGATTGCCGTCTCCGCGGCGGTGTTCACGTGCCTCTTGGCGCAAATCGATGCGTCGGTTCTGCCGCAGCACTACCTGGGAAGCTGGGCCTGCAGCTGCGCGATGATCGTCGCTTGGGGCCTTTGGTTTCCCGATCGGGTCGTCCGCATCTACTTCATTCTTCCCATTCGGGGCCTCTGGCTCGCCTGGCTCACCGTGGGCTTGACCGTGGTGTATGCGATTTACGCGGGCTGGGAGCGCTACCTTCCGGAGCTGCTCGCCGAAGGGTCGATGCTGGCGTGGATCTACCGCCGCACGTTGAGCGCGCGCTGGGCCAAAGCGCGTCGTCCGGCGGCGCGCCCGAAGCCGGTTCCAGCGAAGAAGCGTTCCGCCAAGGGCGTCTCGTACTTGCGCGTGGTCGAACCACACGATGACGACGATCCGCCGCCCATGTCGCCCGAGTTGGAGAAGCGCGTTCAGGACCTGCTGCGTGGCACGAAACGCGACGACTGA